Below is a genomic region from Geoglobus acetivorans.
ACATAAATGTTTTGCAAGTGAGAGTTTCAGAGTGGTTTTTCTCTGTGTTTCTTCCAGAACTTCCCAGACAAGCTTTTCACAGCATCCCAAGGTGATATTCCAACAGGAAGATTCACCTTCACAACTATTTTTAAACTCTTTAAAGTTCTCAGTCAAGGTGGATTTAATAAATATGGGTTTTTTACCCTTTCTAAGGCCTTTTGACAAATTACAGCTTCACCTCTACCCCCTCGAATACGATTTCCGGTGTAAGCGTAACCCCTACCTGTCTCTGGTCTTTACCAAAGTGGCTTATCCTGCTCAGAAGGTCATAGATGTTGCCGTAAATCATCGCTCCCTTCACGGCCCTGCCCTCGTAATAGGCGTTTCCAAGTTCAAGGCTGAAATCTCCGCTGACGAAGTTTGCTGTGTGGGCTCCGATAAATGAATGGACGTAAATCCCCTCTGCCTCTCCCCTGTCACCGTATTCCAGAATTATGTTCGACGGGGAGGTTGAGGGATAGGCGGAGTAATCGTCTCTGAAACCGTTTCCTGTCGGGTTTTCGGGACTGTTTTTCAGATCAGAGATGAATCCTTTCAGCACTCCATTCATCACAAGTGTCTTGCTTTTCGCAGGAACACCCTCGTCGTCGAATGAGCATGAACCCATGCCGTAAGGTATCAGAGGGTCATCCTTAACTGTAAGTTCTCCAAAAACGTTCTTGTCTATCTTGTCTGCCAGCAGAGACCTGCCCTTTTTGACGTTCTCGTGATAGAAAGCGGGATAAAGAGCATGGCTCAGGAGCTGGTCGACTGCAATTGGTGAGAGGGTGACGGTGTACTTTCCGCTCTCCAGCTTAACTCTCTGGCCATCCATCCTTGCAAGTTCAAGCGCCCGCTCGGCAAAGTCTTCAGGCCTGAAATCAAGCCTTCTTGAACTGTGGTATTCGTATGCACTTCCACCGTTGAAAACAGCCTCTACAACAATCCCAACAGCGCTCTCCTTTTCTGAATACTCCACTCCACTGGAGTTTGTCAGCCTTCTCTCTGTAACTTCAAACTCTATCTGGGCATAAGATATGTTTCCCACAGCTGAAATCGCCTCGCACAGGTCACGGATCTCATCGGGAGATATTTT
It encodes:
- a CDS encoding TldD/PmbA family protein, which gives rise to MDGWEIYTERTISKYAVIENSKIKEIGEKTSKGEAFRAIVDGKVAMVSGSKIDDRMKELAVKLARNSQEELKEFPEKEKLPKVEIYDREVEKISPDEIRDLCEAISAVGNISYAQIEFEVTERRLTNSSGVEYSEKESAVGIVVEAVFNGGSAYEYHSSRRLDFRPEDFAERALELARMDGQRVKLESGKYTVTLSPIAVDQLLSHALYPAFYHENVKKGRSLLADKIDKNVFGELTVKDDPLIPYGMGSCSFDDEGVPAKSKTLVMNGVLKGFISDLKNSPENPTGNGFRDDYSAYPSTSPSNIILEYGDRGEAEGIYVHSFIGAHTANFVSGDFSLELGNAYYEGRAVKGAMIYGNIYDLLSRISHFGKDQRQVGVTLTPEIVFEGVEVKL